The Vidua macroura isolate BioBank_ID:100142 chromosome 29, ASM2450914v1, whole genome shotgun sequence genome segment AACCCCTGCGgccactgctggggacagaggggacacttTGGGGTCACCCGGGGCTGCTGCACCCCCACTGTGACCTGGCGTGATGCcacctgtgccctgtcccctccctgtcgCCTCTGTGTCACCTCCGGGGACAAACCCGGCTGTGCTGgaccccacagtgaccccaaGCGATGCcacctgtgccctgtcccctctgtgtcacCTCTGTGCCACCACCAGGGAGAAACCCGGGGGTCTGAGCCCCCCATAATGACCCCGAGTGATGCcacctgtgccctgtcccctctgtgtcacAAAGGACAGAGTGGGGACAAATCCGGGGTTCCGGGCCCCCCGCAGTGACCCCGAGTGACgtcacctgtgtccctgtgtccccacgtTGTCACCGtcagtgccagctctgggctgagTGCCCGGTGCTCGTCCTGTCCCAGCTGGTTGGTGGCCACGCACTGGTAGGTGCCCGAATGTGCCACACTGACGTCCCCAAGCTCCAGGAGGGGACCCCGGGCCACCTCCTGCCCGTTGTGCAGCCAGGTGAAGGTGACAGGGGCTGAGCCCACCTGCACTGAGCACTGCAGGGTCACggggtcacctgggcacacctggtgTGCCGGGGGAGCGGGGGTGATGGTGGCATTGGCCACGGGCACTGTGGGGACACAGACAGGGCTGGCACCTGGCGAGGTGGGATGGGGGTGCCGAGGGTGGGGTCGCCCCCAGCCCGAGGGTCCCGCTCACCCAGGACGGTGACATTCAGGGGGTCACTCTCGGCCACGCTGTCCCCATCGCTGACCCGGCACCGGTAGTGGCCGCTGTCATTGTCCCCAACgtggggcagctccaggtgggGGCCGGTGCCCAGCGGTGCCCCCGAGCCCTCCCGGTGCCAGGAGAAGGACCGGGGACCTGTCCCCGTGGCCACCGCGCAGCTCAGCACCAGGCGgtcccccagtgccacctgtCCCCcggggggctgtgcccacagggacacccccgAGGGCGGGACCCCTGCGGGAgggggggacaccaggggacagtgagggactgggggggtcagggaggagcagggggacTCAATGAGGAGGGGGCTTGGAAAGGAACCCCCGAGGGGGGATGAGGTGATCAGGGAGGGGACACCAGGAGAGGGAGGGGGGTGACACCGGGAAGGGGTGAGGGGACACggacagggatgggggaacctggggacagtgggggggCCTCAGAGAGGTGTGGGGGGACCGGGGACAGAGATAAGGGGACCCAGAGTGGgacctgggaagggctggggagggaccGGGGACAGGGATGAGGGGACAcgaggcagggatgggggacccgggaggggatggggggacCCGGGGTGGGATCGGAGAAGGGATTCAGGGACCCGGGACACGGATGGGGGACCCGGGGAAGGACggaaggagctgaggagggaCCCGGGCAGTGATGGGGACACCCGGGGATGGTgtcagggagggctgggggtccccaggCAGTGATGGGGGTCCCCAACCAGGGGACccgggggggctgcagggctcccCGTGCCCATCCCCGCACTCACTGCGCACCGTGACGCGGAGCCGGGCGCTGCTCTTCCGCACGGCCCCCCCCTCGGAGCGCACCTCGCAGCTGTAATTCCCCGAGTGGGAGACCCCCACGGCGGGCACCAGCAGCTGCGGGGACCCCTGCGGGCCCCCCACCCTCTGCCCGTCCCGGTAGAACACGTGCAGGAGGGGGGCTCGGGGCcgcagggggctgggggtgctgaggcagctgagaTTCAGGGGGGACCCCTCGGTGGGCTCGGGGGGACCCTCCAGCACCGGCACAGGGAAGAGctctgggaaggagaggggagggggattTGTGAGCCCGAGCccctggggaggggctgtgggggtgtCGGGGTGGCGGCTGTGGGGTGCTCACCCtgcactgtcactgtcaccggCTCTGACTCCTTCCACCCCCAGTATTCCAGCCGGCCCTTGCAGCGGTAGCGGCCGCTGTGGTGCAGCTCCAGAGGCGACAGGGACAGCTCGGTCCCATCGGGGAGCAGCCCCAGTTCCTGCCCCTCGTGGTAGAAGGACACCCCGGTGACCTCGTAGTTCCACCAGCCCCGGCAGCGCAGTGTCACCGTGTCCCCCTCCAGCAGCGCCCGCGCCggcacctgcagcaccagccagtctgggggacagaggggtcCTGTCACACCCGatggcaccgggaccccccaTTGGGTCAGACCAGCGGACCAGGGGTCCCCAGTTCCAGCACGGGGGTCCCCTTcactgggatgctctgggatgtccccagagcaggggaCAGGCTCTGGTCACACCAGGGGGTGACCCATGGACCAGAGCCCACCCAGAGCCCACCCAGAGCCCTCGGGGTCCCCACggtgccaggctggggacacccaCACCCCCCTCACCATTTAAGACTCTCACAGGGGGGCTGCGCCCACTGCCGGGTCTGGCACACTCGTAGGTGCCACTCTCGGTGACAGTGAGGCGGTTGTGTCCCCTCGGCTCCCAGCGCCACCCGTCCTTGTACCAGGTGGTGGCACGGGCGGTCTCCGAGCCCTGGCAGGTCAGTGTCACCTCGTCCCACAGCACCGCCGGCCTCCAGGGGGGATCCACGAGGAGCTGGAGGGTCTGGGCACCTGCGGGTGACAGGGGacaccagcctggcagggccagcgcggggctggggacagcggggtggGGACCCGGCATCCCCCGAGGACTCACCAGCGAGGCCGAGggtctgggctggaagggagaagggacagggctggctgggggtggcaccgtggggacagtgccaccccGGGCACAGAGTGTGGGGGCTGTCCCCAAACTGTCACCG includes the following:
- the LOC128820295 gene encoding Fc receptor-like protein 5, with the protein product MTRGCPRGGGTATAGVTHGDAGRGGSGALTPRPPHFEGDRGRENSSCVTFEAGLGNGSGIPARAAAGGRITAKDRGTRALIKVFGEDSDGFGFVPEGGRRSGGGGDIPEQHAAAPCLSPLGDTGPGLGDLRRCRPVTTDTDPAAGARQQHRERPESPGTEPGVSLNAAPKLAPSPAQPCPLPPVPKAPHPALPELRLSPGAAAEPRPGPGLGRAGAPGGAGRAEGSGDPGEEPPAPRERSPGLGSLSRVAAAVALRGPGLSRAAGTDGGDVSRAAVTAPPRRGHLRQPRHGRGAEPRLDPATLGPRTGPPGRVTPWMCHPLDSHQAGDRWPWQPVTASPHGWGQRDGREAQTLGLAGAQTLQLLVDPPWRPAVLWDEVTLTCQGSETARATTWYKDGWRWEPRGHNRLTVTESGTYECARPGSGRSPPVRVLNDWLVLQVPARALLEGDTVTLRCRGWWNYEVTGVSFYHEGQELGLLPDGTELSLSPLELHHSGRYRCKGRLEYWGWKESEPVTVTVQELFPVPVLEGPPEPTEGSPLNLSCLSTPSPLRPRAPLLHVFYRDGQRVGGPQGSPQLLVPAVGVSHSGNYSCEVRSEGGAVRKSSARLRVTVRRVPPSGVSLWAQPPGGQVALGDRLVLSCAVATGTGPRSFSWHREGSGAPLGTGPHLELPHVGDNDSGHYRCRVSDGDSVAESDPLNVTVLVPVANATITPAPPAHQVCPGDPVTLQCSVQVGSAPVTFTWLHNGQEVARGPLLELGDVSVAHSGTYQCVATNQLGQDEHRALSPELALTVTTWGHRDTAVAAGVGGSLLALVLLVGAIVGWRRCHHRASRTPQDRTPVVPPEGAEVLYTHVVPTARAAGSPGATPEAPQVTYAELPGPRWHPGDSGDYENVL